Proteins encoded by one window of Balneola sp.:
- a CDS encoding M61 family peptidase produces the protein MHRVSFPTIVFLILISWKSEAQTANEYTISFENAVHHEAKISAVFSNLDNSPLEIRMSRTSPGRYAIHNFAKNVYAVKAFDSEGNELEISRPNPQQWDVHGHNGMVRFEYTLFANRGDGTYSQVDEAHAHLNIPATFVFPRDYQHRPVYVTFDVREDLNWQVATQLNRVGTNTYYAPDTYYFMDSPMLLADYHLREEMVDGQLIRMALHTPASEREINDYFENVMGIVRAQKEIYGELPEFDYGEYTFLLNFMPNASGDGMEHRNSTIVSGSKDLEDPLGDYRISTVSHEFFHAWNVERIRPASLEPFDFEEANMSGELWFAEGFTSYYTGLTLARAGIRTHEEYVEGLDGALNYVINSPGRQFFNPIEMSYRAPFVDAATSIDPTNNTNTFVSYYSYGSVLGLALDLMLRTEFRDLNLDDFMRLVWEKYGESEIPYSIRDLETLLGEYAGEEFASAFFGDFIYDSDMPDYESLFEQVGVIFEPESRGTASLGNAIRENDGVWRLTGNARIGSPLYEAGINAQDEIISVGGVRLSTVNNVDEILERRRPGQTIEIVFNRLGEQKRVRVTLGESDRIKTELDRRPSRQQRALRDAWLNGE, from the coding sequence ATGCATCGAGTCTCTTTCCCAACAATCGTTTTTTTGATTTTGATTTCATGGAAATCAGAAGCCCAAACTGCCAATGAATACACCATATCTTTTGAGAACGCTGTTCACCACGAAGCTAAGATTAGCGCCGTTTTCTCTAATCTGGATAACAGTCCATTGGAAATAAGGATGAGCAGAACTTCCCCAGGACGATATGCCATTCATAATTTTGCTAAGAATGTGTATGCAGTAAAAGCATTTGATAGCGAAGGAAATGAACTTGAAATATCCCGACCAAATCCTCAACAATGGGATGTCCATGGTCATAATGGAATGGTCAGGTTTGAATATACTCTGTTTGCTAACAGAGGAGACGGTACCTATTCTCAGGTTGATGAAGCTCATGCTCATTTAAACATACCCGCTACTTTTGTTTTTCCCAGAGACTATCAACACAGGCCGGTTTACGTAACCTTTGATGTTCGTGAAGACCTGAACTGGCAAGTAGCTACACAACTAAATAGGGTTGGAACCAATACCTATTATGCCCCTGATACTTATTATTTCATGGACAGCCCTATGCTACTAGCCGATTACCATTTAAGAGAAGAAATGGTGGACGGGCAGCTTATACGAATGGCTTTGCACACTCCAGCGAGCGAGCGGGAAATAAACGATTACTTTGAAAATGTGATGGGTATTGTAAGAGCTCAGAAAGAGATTTATGGAGAGCTGCCTGAATTCGATTATGGAGAGTATACCTTCCTGTTAAATTTTATGCCCAACGCAAGTGGGGATGGTATGGAACACAGAAATTCAACCATTGTGTCCGGATCTAAAGATCTGGAAGACCCATTGGGCGATTACCGAATCAGTACGGTTTCTCACGAGTTTTTTCATGCCTGGAATGTGGAGCGAATTCGACCTGCGTCTCTAGAGCCATTTGACTTTGAAGAAGCAAATATGAGCGGTGAACTATGGTTTGCTGAAGGATTCACCAGCTATTATACCGGGTTAACCCTGGCAAGGGCTGGAATTAGAACTCATGAAGAATATGTGGAAGGACTGGATGGAGCGTTGAATTATGTAATCAACTCGCCAGGAAGACAGTTCTTCAATCCTATTGAGATGAGCTATAGGGCTCCTTTTGTAGATGCTGCAACATCTATTGATCCTACCAACAATACCAACACCTTTGTTTCCTATTACTCCTATGGAAGTGTGTTGGGGCTCGCACTCGACTTAATGCTTCGTACGGAGTTCAGAGATTTAAATCTGGATGACTTTATGCGTTTAGTTTGGGAAAAATATGGGGAATCAGAAATTCCCTATTCCATTCGGGATTTAGAAACGCTTCTCGGAGAATATGCAGGAGAGGAATTCGCTTCAGCATTCTTTGGTGATTTCATTTATGATAGCGACATGCCCGACTATGAAAGTCTATTTGAACAAGTTGGGGTAATTTTTGAGCCTGAAAGTCGTGGTACAGCTTCGTTAGGTAATGCTATAAGAGAAAATGACGGGGTCTGGAGATTAACAGGAAATGCACGAATTGGAAGTCCGCTTTATGAGGCAGGTATTAACGCACAGGATGAGATTATTTCGGTAGGAGGGGTCAGGCTCTCAACAGTAAACAATGTGGACGAGATTCTGGAACGCAGACGAC
- a CDS encoding enoyl-CoA hydratase/isomerase family protein: MEGSVHLSIQDGIGTIEFFHPKGNSLPGALLQQLSDAITTAGESSDISVIILRSKGDGAFCAGASFDELIAIEDAETGRAFFSGFGRVITAMISCPKFIITRVQGKAVGGGVGIIASSDYAIAGKDASVKLSELSIGIGPFVIAPLVQKKLGFTAFATLSINAWEWKNADWAFQNGLYNDIASEKAELDEKIDLLAKRLASSSPEAMRKIKEVMWGDTESLKTLVDQRAKITGLLAQSEFTKAFIRSFKRN; the protein is encoded by the coding sequence ATGGAAGGAAGTGTACATCTCTCCATTCAGGATGGTATTGGAACCATCGAGTTTTTTCATCCCAAAGGGAATTCCCTACCAGGTGCTCTGCTTCAGCAATTGTCTGATGCTATTACTACTGCAGGTGAATCCTCAGATATCTCTGTTATAATTCTAAGGAGTAAAGGTGATGGAGCTTTCTGCGCCGGAGCCTCCTTTGATGAATTAATTGCCATAGAAGATGCAGAGACCGGAAGAGCTTTCTTCTCTGGATTTGGGAGAGTAATTACTGCAATGATTTCCTGTCCAAAGTTCATCATAACCAGGGTGCAGGGAAAAGCTGTTGGTGGCGGTGTAGGCATTATTGCTTCTTCAGATTATGCTATCGCCGGAAAAGACGCTTCTGTAAAGTTAAGTGAGTTAAGCATTGGGATTGGCCCTTTCGTAATCGCTCCACTAGTTCAGAAGAAATTGGGATTTACTGCATTTGCTACTCTTAGTATTAATGCATGGGAATGGAAAAATGCAGATTGGGCATTCCAGAATGGTTTATATAATGACATTGCTTCAGAAAAAGCTGAACTGGATGAAAAAATCGACCTGCTTGCAAAACGACTTGCCAGCTCAAGCCCAGAGGCCATGAGAAAAATTAAAGAAGTTATGTGGGGTGATACTGAATCCCTCAAAACACTGGTTGACCAAAGAGCTAAAATTACCGGATTATTGGCTCAAAGCGAATTCACTAAAGCATTTATTCGATCTTTTAAGAGGAATTAG